A part of Rhodamnia argentea isolate NSW1041297 chromosome 8, ASM2092103v1, whole genome shotgun sequence genomic DNA contains:
- the LOC115735472 gene encoding E3 ubiquitin-protein ligase RZFP34: MEGGRAVDLGSGDFGCAHYRRRCKIRAPCCDEVFDCRHCHNEAKNSLETAPLKRHDVPRHEVKQVICSLCGTEQEVQQNCQNCGVCMGKYFCAECKFFDDDVSKNQYHCDECGICRTGGRENYFHCKKCGCCYSKLMIDDHRCVERAMHHNCPVCFEYLFDTMKDITVLPCGHTIHLECVKEMEQHYRYSCPVCSKSICDMSSLWRRLDQEIAKTPMPEVYQNKMVWILCNDCGARCHVQFHVVAHKCTSCRSYNTRQMQDRPPALCSSGTSEVVR; the protein is encoded by the exons ATGGAGGGTGGAAGAGCGGTCGATCTTGGATCTGGGGATTTCGG GTGTGCGCATTACAGGAGAAGGTGCAAGATAAGAGCACCATGTTGTGATGAGGTCTTTGATTGCAGGCACTGTCACAATGAAGCAAAG AATTCGCTCGAAACTGCGCCTCTAAAACGGCACGATGTTCCGCGACACGAAGTGAAGCAG GTTATCTGTTCTTTGTGTGGCACCGAACAAGAG GTTCAACAAAACTGCCAGAATTGTGGGGTTTGCATGGGCAAGTATTTCTGCGCTGAGTGCAAGTTCTTTGATgatgat GTTTCGAAGAATCAATACCATTGTGATGAATGCGGTATCTGCAG AACCGGAGGCAGGGAGAATTACTTCCATTGTAAGAAATGTG GATGTTGCTATTCGAAGTTAATGATTGATGACCATCGCTGTGTCGAAAGGGCAATGCACCACAATTGCCCTGTATGCTTTGAG TACCTGTTCGATACGATGAAAGATATTACTGTCCTACCTTGTGGACACACCATACATTTGGAATGTGTCAAAGAAATGGAGCAGCACTACAG GTACTCGTGCCCTGTTTGCTCAAAGTCAATCTGCGATATGTCTAGTTTGTGGAGAAGACTTGATCAAGAG ATCGCGAAAACTCCGATGCCTGAAGTGTACCAAAATAAGATG GTTTGGATACTCTGCAACGATTGCGGAGCGCGATGCCATGTCCAGTTTCACGTTGTGGCACACAAGTGCACGAGTTGCAGGTCCTATAATACGCGACAAATGCAGGACAGGCCTCCGGCCTTGTGTTCGTCAGGGACGTCCGAGGTCGTGAGATGA